From the Entelurus aequoreus isolate RoL-2023_Sb linkage group LG13, RoL_Eaeq_v1.1, whole genome shotgun sequence genome, the window atcgattaagattcGTTAAAAATAGGAATCACAATTGatctgaaaatctttttttttttttttgacacaccTAAAATTTGCACTTAAATAAGAACCGATTAAGCTGCGGTCAGTGTAGGCagtacggtggaacaggggttaatgCACGTGTCTCACAATACTAAAAGattctgagtagtcctgggttcaataataataatacctgcgatttatatagcgcttttctaagtacccaaagtcgctttacatgttaaaaacccatcattcattcacacctggtggtggtaagctactttttgtagccacagctgccctggggaagactgacggaagcgtggctgccaatttgcgcctacggcccctccgaccaccacctatcattcattcaacattcattcaccggtgtgagcggcaccgggggtaagggggaagtgtcctgcccaaggacacaacgacatggtaagaggcggggagcgaacctgcaaccctcaggtttctgacacgggcgctctacccactacgccatgccgcccgatcccgggctcgagatctttctgtgtggagtttgcatgttctccccgtgactgcgtgggttccctccgggtactccggcttcctcccacctccaaagacatgcacctggggataggtcgattggcaacactaaattggccctaatgtgtgaatgtgagtgtgaatgctgtctgtctatctgtgttggccctgtgatgaggtggcgacttgtccagggtgtacccccgcaacccagaaaaagacaaccggtggaaaatggatggatggatggataagctgCGGTCTTTACAGTTCAAATTGTAGTGTGATTACTCATTCCTACCTCCTGCTCGTCTCCCCATGCAAACGACTGGAGAGAAACCTGAAAGCGTTTGATCATCATTTGCTGCCGGCAGCCGTAGTCGTCGGAAAGGACTCGATTTATTTTTTCGAGCCGCGTCTGAGGAAGAGAGAAGACGCGTTACCTTATCGCCAGCTACTGGGGTCGAGCGCACGCGACATACCCACTGCTCTGAGCTGAGGCTGGCGTTAAGAAGAGGCTCCGACATGGTTCCGCCAGGAAGACGAGCAACCCTCGACTCCACCTGCATGAAAACGAATGTAATCACTACAGAGCTTTTCTTTGAATTCATAGGGAGCATGATTTCTACAATGGTCACCTCATGCAGCACATCAGGGTAAGCAGTGGAAGCGTCCATGTTTAGAGCGTGAAGCAGTAGTATCCATTCCGCCTGCATCTCAGCAGAACTTTGAATATTATTTGAATCACCATATTCCTGAGAAAGCGCCGTGGTATTCGCCACCCTCTGCTCTTTTTCAGACTCCTCGCCACTCGTTTCATCCTGGGGATGCAGCTCCTTGTACTTGATTATATGAGCAGCTTCCAATTCAGATACTAGGAACTCTGGGGAAGTTTTTACAGGTCAACACGTTGGATATGCCACACATTCCTGGCTTGTGTTGAGGCTTGCAATTACCTTAAACACAAAACCTCATGGCTTCTCCTTATTGTTGCTCACCAGTGACTTTGTTGAGGGTGTTGGGCTCCAGCATCTCGGATGTCTCCCCGGTGAGAGGAGAGTGCAGGTCTGAAAGCATGTTTCTCAGCTCTCTCACCAGCAAGACGCTACTTCCCCCACCTGAATCTGCAAGAAAGGAAAAGTTGTagtatgtaaaccaggggtgcggCCGGTAGCTAGTttgtttttgctaattttgcatgtaTGCACCTCGGCCCtaaatattgtgttacttgacgaatgatacctaagctaattttgtaggtatacacctcagtcatattttggtacttgatgcatgccaactagggatgtccgataatatcggactgctgatattatcggacgataaatgctttaaaatgtaatatcggaaatgatcagtatcggtttcaaaattatcggtatcggtttcaaaaagtaaaatttatgactttttaaaatgccgctgtgtacatggacgtagggagaagtacagagcgccaataaacctttgcgtgccggcccagtcacataatatctacggcttttgacacacttacaagtgaatgcaaggcatacttggtcaacagccatacaggtcacactgagggtggccgtataaacaactttaacactgttacaaatatgcgccacactgtgaacccacaccaaacaagaatgacaaacacatttcgggagaacatccgcaccgtaacacaccataaacacaacagaacaaatacccagaaccccttgcagcactaactcttccgggactctacaatatacaccccctgaccgctaccccctaccccagaGTAaagcaacttgcactgagcctagtctataaaattagcTACAACTCCCtgatatcaaagtacatgtcaaactacttccataacgtaaatgaccgccataaccacaacacaagggggagctccacaaaccacgttaaacccagattccgatctaacaaaggtcttaactcattctccttctatgccacatcaatatggaatgcactcccaacaggtgtaaaagaaagtgcatctctatcctccttcaaaaccgcactaaaagaacacctccaggcaactacaaccccagaccagtggttcttaaccttgttggaggtaccgaaccccaccagtttcatatgcgcattcaccgaacccttctttagtgaaaaataaatttttttttttttttttcaaattcaagacaaaattatgtttttggtaacactttagtatggggaacatattctaagtaacaaagacttaatttagagttttttggacacgaggggaacatattctaagtaacaaagacttaatttagagttatttggttagggttagggcagtggttcttaaccttgttggaggaaccgaaccccaccagtttcatatgcgcattcactgaacccttttttagtgaaaaataaaatgttgtttttttcaaattcaagaaaacgtcatgtttttttactggtgcacaaaatgaactgtgcatgaacatcaccttgttcaaagaacaaaaccaacacagtgcatgaactcacaacaaattacacacattaccatgaattgatcgggtgttaccatttagtggtcaattgtacggaatatgtactgtactgtgtaaactgtactgtttcatataatgtattctcttcctttgcaatctgctagtaaaagtttaaatcgatcaatcaaacaacctgcaaatcagatggaaaattagagggaacattgtttgggggtatccataataagcCGATAGGGAgaggtttttatttacatgataagtcggatgtgtctttacctccgtggcggaggctccgccgaacccctgaggccgactcaccgaacccctagggttcgatcgaacccaggttaagaaccactgttctaatcacatcaaatattcaacattaaaatatttttgggagaaaaatattgcatattttgtttgtcATAGAATAAAACAAAGTGTTCTTTAACAAAAACAGCATAAAAGTAaacgttagagggttagggttataagaaggccatgccgaataaggcattaataagtacttaataatgactagttaagagccaatatgttactaatttgcatgttaataagcaactaattaatggtgaatatgttccccatactaaagtgttaccatgtgtttttactggtgcacaaaatgaaccgtgtatgaacatcaccgtgttcaaagaacaaaaccaacacagtgcataaactcacaacaaattacacacctgcaaatcagtgtgacttctgctgttgccgtatccgtaatacgccgatagggagaagtttttatttacacgatgagtcgggtgtgttttcacctccgccgaacccctgagcccgactcaccgaacccctagggttcgatcgaacccaggttaagaaccactgccctagactaacaccctcccccctccccatcccacctccccggattgtaaataatcaaatgtatacacTTGTTGTTATGCTtgctgaactcactatgttcactgctcactgtacatatcctaccaagtcagacctacactgtttcaatgtccatttctcagatgatataattgttgatgactgaagtgctgatatcaaccaaacctaacaccccccgCCCCACATGCCaccaaataatgtaaataattcaatgtatatactctgatgattaaaggcctactgaaatgatttttttttatttaaacggggatagcagatctattctatgtgtcatacttgatcatttcgcgatattgccatatttttgctgaaaggatttagtatagaacaacgacgataaagattgcaacttttggtatctgataaaaaaaaggcttgcacctaccggaagtagcgtgacgtagtcagttgaacatatacgcaaagttccctattgtttacaatgatggccgcatgaagtgagagagattcggaccgagaaagcgacaatttccccattaatttgagcgaggatgaaagatttgtggatgagtaaagtgcaagtgaaggactagtggggagttgaagctattcagatagggaagatgctgtgagagccgggggtgacctgatattcagctgggaatgactacaacagtaaataaacacaagacatatatatactctattagccacaacacaaccaggcttatatttaatatgccacaaattaatcctgcataaaaacacctgcgtgtttgttatgctagctcctagctcctctgctagctcctagctccatagaacacgccaatacaattcaaacacctgatcaacacacacaatcactcagcccaaaagaccgtttacctaacccaaggttcataaagcttatatatttttaaaaagttacgtacgtgacgcgcacatacggtcaagttatcgaatgtttagcagccaaggctgcatactcacggtacctgatattcagctgggaatgactacaacagtaaataaacacaagacatatatatactctattagccacaacacaaccaggcttatatttaatatgccacaaattaatcctgcataataacacctgcgtgtttgttatgctagctcctagctcctctgctagctcctagctccatagaacacgccaatacaattcaaacacctgatcaacacacacaatcactcagcccaaaagaccgttcacctaacccaaggttcataaagcttatatatttttaaaaagttacgtacgtgacgcgcacttacggtacggtacgtgttatgctagctcctagctcctctgctagctcctagctccatagaacacgccaatacaattcaaacacatgatcaacacacacaatcactcagcccaaaagaccgttcacctaacccaaggttcataaagcttatatattttaaaaaagttacgtacatacgcaaaaaaaagccaaagctgcatactcacagtagcacgtctgcgtctttgtcatccaaatcaaagtaatcctggtaagagtctgtgttgtcccagttctctacaggcgtctgtgtatccaaatcaaaagtcctcctggttagagtctctgttatccgagttcttccatcttgactgcatctttcgggaatgtaaacaaagaagcgccggctgtgtactgttgtggctgactacgttcgaaaaatacgtccatttcgcaccgacaactttcttctttgcttgcttggcttccttctccataatgcaatgaacatgattgaaacagattcacgaacacagatgtccagaatactgtggaattatgaaatgaaaacagagctttttcgtatcggcttcaatgtggaaggcatacccgtgttcgccgggctacgtcacacgcatacgtcatcctcagaggcgtttcgaaccggaagtttagcggcaaatttaaaatgtcactttataagttaacccggccgtattggcatgtgttataatgttaagatttcatcattgatatataaactatcagactgcgtggtcggtagtagtgggtttcagtaggcctttaacttgtgtgatggctgtattatgctgatatatttgtaccatgaattgatttaagtggagcccgacttaaaaaagttgaaatgaaaaacttattcgggtgttaccatttagtggtcaattgtacggaatatgtactgtactgtgcaacctaccgataaaagtttcaatcaatcaatcaatgtattcAAATCGATTAAAGGGCCATTCCGCCGAATCAGTGGCATTGTCATGATCCCCACAAGTGTACAGGTATACCATAACATAACCAGAATAAGTGTATCGTAAGTATATCATTATTAAACTAGTAATACTCAATAGACGCGTGT encodes:
- the LOC133663946 gene encoding protein FAM98B-like; translated protein: MERNVGTVSAIKVLGYPGARCLLRCTCDELPCPLLTWLTSQLKSLCPDLEDSGGGSSVLLVRELRNMLSDLHSPLTGETSEMLEPNTLNKVTEFLVSELEAAHIIKYKELHPQDETSGEESEKEQRVANTTALSQEYGDSNNIQSSAEMQAEWILLLHALNMDASTAYPDVLHEVESRVARLPGGTMSEPLLNASLSSEQWTRLEKINRVLSDDYGCRQQMMIKRFQVSLQSFAWGDEQEERSEALASVPPLASIAVSSRVSIPLLLAAREDQSCIQPIKAGITTNVYKKLMGQVPDRGGRPGEMEAPMPSWGERRTGQGGGRRQWRDNPKKKRKGKRE